A window from Neobacillus sp. PS3-40 encodes these proteins:
- a CDS encoding RidA family protein: MSRKAFSASGAIAIGPYSHAIESGDLLFLSGQTPVDAQTGKLVEGDIVEQTNQCFKNLFNVLEAAGLTPDNVEKVNVFLTDMNNFAAMNKVYSKQFSAPYPARTTIGVSSLPLGAQVEIEMIARR, from the coding sequence TTGTCAAGAAAAGCTTTTAGTGCATCAGGAGCTATAGCTATTGGACCATATTCACATGCAATTGAATCAGGGGATTTACTATTTTTATCCGGCCAAACTCCGGTAGATGCACAGACTGGAAAGCTTGTAGAAGGTGATATAGTTGAACAGACAAATCAATGTTTTAAGAATCTCTTCAATGTATTGGAAGCAGCAGGCTTAACACCAGATAATGTTGAAAAAGTGAATGTATTCTTAACTGATATGAATAATTTCGCAGCAATGAATAAAGTTTATTCAAAACAGTTTTCTGCTCCTTATCCTGCTCGTACAACGATTGGTGTGTCATCCCTACCTCTAGGAGCACAGGTTGAAATAGAGATGATAGCTAGAAGATAA
- a CDS encoding DUF2812 domain-containing protein: MKKFKFFFNIVEEEQWLNKQLQKGYCSTNISGLGIYMFKKTNKAYIIRLDYRDYLSANKFEEYKTIYEDFGWTHMKGSRLGSIHYWQKTADSQNEIFSDRQSYVQYYKRLMNYSLSLAVTLLMISYMVYKDSSLYETKGIWDMEGSLFWKAFLFETPFVIIKLIPLIMSILFGINYFKAYRQFSILKEK, from the coding sequence ATGAAGAAATTTAAATTTTTTTTTAATATTGTAGAAGAAGAGCAATGGTTAAATAAGCAATTACAAAAAGGTTATTGCAGTACAAACATTAGTGGATTAGGAATATATATGTTTAAAAAAACAAACAAAGCCTATATTATACGGTTGGATTATCGGGATTATTTATCAGCAAATAAGTTTGAAGAATACAAAACGATATATGAGGATTTTGGCTGGACACATATGAAAGGGTCACGACTTGGTAGTATTCATTATTGGCAAAAAACAGCTGATAGTCAAAATGAGATTTTCTCAGATCGTCAATCATATGTACAATACTATAAACGATTAATGAACTACTCATTATCACTAGCTGTTACGCTTTTGATGATTAGCTATATGGTATACAAGGATTCTAGTTTATATGAAACTAAAGGGATTTGGGATATGGAAGGGTCTTTGTTTTGGAAAGCATTCTTATTTGAAACACCGTTTGTCATTATCAAGTTAATTCCCTTAATCATGAGTATTCTCTTTGGAATCAACTACTTCAAGGCATATCGTCAATTCTCAATATTAAAAGAGAAATAG
- a CDS encoding DNA alkylation repair protein, translating to MDFEMVMQELEALGKERMKKTYISNGAHEPLFGVATGAMKPLAKKIKKNQPLVDQLYATGNYDAMYFAGIIADPMIMTEADFERWMDTAYFYMLSDFVVAVTLAETEFAQVVADKWIASGEELRMSAGWSCYCWLLGNRPDAEFSASKISSMLNQVKDTIHDAPDRTKSAMNNFIYTVGISYLPLHDKAIETAKTVGPIEIRKDKKKSSILLASENIQKSIDKGMLGFKRKNVRC from the coding sequence ATGGATTTCGAAATGGTTATGCAGGAACTGGAAGCGCTCGGCAAGGAACGAATGAAAAAGACGTACATAAGCAATGGGGCACACGAGCCGCTTTTTGGAGTAGCAACAGGCGCAATGAAACCTCTCGCAAAGAAAATCAAGAAAAATCAGCCTTTAGTCGATCAGCTTTACGCCACCGGAAACTACGATGCCATGTATTTTGCTGGAATCATTGCGGATCCAATGATAATGACTGAGGCAGATTTTGAGCGTTGGATGGATACGGCATATTTTTACATGCTTTCTGATTTTGTGGTTGCAGTAACTTTGGCAGAAACCGAATTTGCGCAAGTTGTTGCCGATAAATGGATCGCAAGCGGTGAAGAACTTAGAATGTCGGCAGGCTGGAGCTGTTACTGTTGGCTTTTGGGTAATCGCCCGGATGCTGAATTTAGCGCCAGCAAGATTTCCAGTATGCTTAATCAGGTAAAAGATACGATTCACGATGCTCCTGATCGAACGAAATCCGCTATGAATAATTTTATTTACACAGTCGGGATTTCCTATTTGCCCCTCCATGATAAGGCGATTGAAACTGCTAAGACTGTAGGTCCAATCGAAATAAGAAAAGACAAGAAAAAAAGCAGTATCCTGCTTGCTTCCGAAAATATTCAAAAGAGTATAGACAAAGGGATGCTTGGTTTCAAACGAAAAAATGTAAGGTGTTAG
- a CDS encoding VOC family protein: MTSRIQKITTNFWFDTQAEEAANFYVSIFESSQIIRTTRYKKAGHEIHGKNEGSVMTVEFQLNGQNFVALNGGPQFKFTEAISFIVNCETQSEVDHYWGKLSEGGDEKAQMCGWLKDQFGVSWQIVPTALYEMQKGPDSEKSERVMKALLNMKKIDINTLNEAYLG, encoded by the coding sequence ATGACAAGTAGGATCCAAAAGATTACAACCAATTTTTGGTTTGATACACAAGCAGAAGAGGCTGCAAATTTTTATGTATCTATTTTTGAAAGTTCCCAAATCATTAGAACTACTCGCTATAAAAAAGCAGGCCACGAAATTCACGGGAAAAATGAAGGTTCTGTCATGACTGTGGAATTCCAACTAAATGGACAGAACTTTGTTGCCTTAAATGGTGGACCACAATTCAAATTCACCGAGGCAATATCATTCATTGTGAATTGTGAGACACAGAGTGAAGTAGACCATTATTGGGGAAAGCTTTCTGAAGGCGGAGATGAGAAAGCTCAAATGTGCGGTTGGCTTAAAGACCAATTTGGAGTATCATGGCAGATTGTTCCTACTGCCCTTTACGAAATGCAAAAAGGACCTGATTCCGAGAAATCAGAAAGAGTGATGAAAGCACTCCTCAATATGAAAAAAATTGATATTAATACTTTAAATGAAGCATATTTGGGTTAA
- a CDS encoding IS110 family transposase — translation MNPVVGLDVSKGESQVQAFLDKSQPFRKSFSVKHTVEGFENLLGFLKEIERVADGKQPSVILESTGHYHSPIIQFLEEQQYVYIIVNPLISHRARSASLRKVKTDAVDAYLLCELFYKEEVEPYKKRGIQLLNLRNLTRQQEIITGISTQTKVQLLTVLDQVFPEYRGVFGDLYSKVSLQTLSIFPTSEHVLNTTESVLTDKIVSLCTRRSEKWAKEKAQKLIEAALRNPFQNNLYESHIFNLKMLITIVLQYQEHLSLLEAKIDALAKEIEEYKILQSIPGIGEKIAATIISEIGEIDRFNHPKKLVAFAGIDPSVYSSGRFTATKNRITKRGSRRLRQALYMAVYCGIRDARKQKTSDTVIPRNKKLREFYDKKRDEGKPYRVAIIACVNKLLHLIYALLKNKTTFQELA, via the coding sequence ATGAATCCAGTAGTTGGTCTGGATGTTTCTAAAGGGGAAAGTCAGGTACAAGCATTCTTGGATAAGAGTCAACCTTTTCGTAAAAGTTTTAGTGTAAAGCATACTGTTGAGGGCTTTGAGAATTTATTAGGATTCTTAAAAGAGATTGAAAGAGTAGCTGATGGTAAGCAACCTTCAGTTATCTTAGAATCAACAGGACATTACCACTCTCCTATTATTCAATTTTTGGAGGAACAGCAATATGTTTATATTATTGTGAACCCCCTTATCTCTCATCGAGCAAGGAGTGCCAGTTTAAGAAAGGTAAAAACAGACGCTGTCGATGCCTATCTTCTTTGCGAACTATTCTATAAAGAAGAAGTTGAGCCGTATAAGAAAAGAGGTATTCAACTCTTAAACCTTCGTAATCTTACAAGACAACAAGAGATCATTACAGGTATCTCTACACAAACCAAGGTACAGCTTCTAACAGTGCTAGATCAGGTATTCCCTGAATATAGAGGTGTCTTTGGTGATTTATATTCAAAAGTATCTTTACAGACTCTTTCCATATTTCCTACTTCTGAACATGTACTAAATACTACCGAATCTGTATTAACCGACAAGATTGTATCGTTATGTACTAGACGTTCTGAAAAGTGGGCAAAAGAAAAAGCACAAAAGCTTATTGAAGCAGCATTACGAAATCCATTTCAAAATAACTTATATGAAAGTCATATTTTTAACCTAAAGATGTTAATTACCATCGTTCTTCAATATCAAGAGCATTTATCACTACTAGAAGCAAAAATAGATGCCCTCGCTAAAGAAATTGAAGAATATAAGATTCTCCAGTCTATTCCTGGTATCGGAGAAAAGATTGCGGCAACAATCATTTCCGAAATAGGAGAAATAGATCGGTTTAATCACCCTAAAAAGTTGGTTGCCTTTGCGGGAATAGATCCTAGTGTTTACTCTTCTGGAAGATTTACAGCAACCAAAAATCGTATAACAAAGAGAGGATCTAGAAGGTTACGGCAAGCATTATATATGGCTGTATACTGTGGAATTCGAGATGCCCGAAAGCAAAAGACGAGTGATACCGTTATTCCTCGAAATAAAAAATTAAGAGAGTTTTACGATAAAAAACGCGACGAGGGTAAACCCTATAGAGTAGCAATTATCGCTTGTGTTAATAAGCTTTTACACTTGATTTATGCGCTTTTAAAGAACAAAACCACTTTCCAAGAATTAGCTTAA
- a CDS encoding DUF3231 family protein: protein MADIPLSSSELGNLWQAYREKSMALRVLEHLIEKSNEKEVKDILQDIYSIEIKNEEEIKTIFNDAGAVIPLAFTESDVNKNAPQLFNDNYAIMYFRMMSKVLTGLYSLHSGMSYRSDIRNLYMDFTADTQHVYSVTTQHLLDKGILTRPPFIPMPKNVDLIGDTSYTSGLNPFKKKRTLNTVEIGLVYQSLETNITGMQLMAGFEQAAKESDVKNYFKRGKELAKEIISIMSNLLLESDLPAPVTSGGMITDSIIPPFSDKLMMYNTNLLSMFGLGSNSVGAAFSFRSDLLLKMGSIMASTFDFAKDGGMILMEHGWMEEPPSCERNG from the coding sequence ATGGCTGACATTCCTTTGAGTTCCTCAGAGTTAGGAAACTTATGGCAGGCTTATCGTGAAAAATCTATGGCGCTTAGGGTTTTGGAACATTTAATTGAAAAATCTAATGAAAAAGAAGTCAAGGATATTTTGCAAGATATATACAGCATTGAAATCAAAAATGAAGAAGAAATTAAAACGATTTTCAATGATGCAGGAGCAGTTATCCCTTTAGCTTTTACCGAGAGTGATGTAAATAAAAATGCACCACAATTATTTAATGATAACTATGCAATTATGTATTTTCGAATGATGAGTAAAGTTTTAACAGGTCTTTATTCCTTGCATTCAGGAATGTCATATAGGTCGGATATTCGAAATTTGTATATGGACTTCACAGCAGACACCCAACATGTTTATTCCGTAACAACGCAGCATCTATTGGATAAAGGGATTTTGACACGCCCACCTTTCATTCCTATGCCTAAAAATGTTGACCTCATTGGGGATACAAGCTACACAAGTGGCTTAAATCCATTTAAAAAGAAGCGGACACTCAATACGGTTGAAATAGGTCTGGTTTACCAATCGCTAGAGACGAATATTACAGGGATGCAATTGATGGCGGGTTTTGAGCAAGCAGCCAAAGAATCAGACGTAAAAAATTATTTTAAAAGGGGGAAAGAACTGGCAAAAGAAATAATATCCATCATGAGTAATCTTTTACTGGAGAGTGATTTACCTGCGCCTGTTACCTCGGGAGGTATGATTACTGATTCGATAATTCCACCTTTTTCTGACAAGCTTATGATGTATAATACAAATTTATTATCAATGTTCGGCCTCGGAAGCAATTCGGTTGGAGCTGCTTTTAGTTTTCGAAGTGACTTGCTTTTAAAAATGGGTAGTATCATGGCGAGTACGTTTGATTTTGCAAAAGATGGTGGAATGATTTTAATGGAACATGGTTGGATGGAGGAACCTCCAAGTTGTGAAAGAAATGGATAA
- a CDS encoding putative sulfate exporter family transporter, translating to MAKGIGFTLIIALIGFGLSKVPGLDHVGQLACAILITIVYRQLWGYPETLRAGIQFSAKKLLRLAIILFGLKLNMDVVFHQGLGLLTRDVGTIVFSIFLTVLLAKWFKADASLSLLLGIGTGVCGAAAIAAVSPILKAKEEDTAIGVGIIALVGTIFSIGYTILRPFIPLTDLQYGVWSGVSLHEIAHVALAGAPAGPDALAIALLAKLGRVFLLVPLSFILLYWMKRKGKVESGSEAKIEFPWFLIGFIMMSLFGSYVLGHAFTIQTSVMNGVSFITTFILTMAMIGLGLNVSLKDLRTKALRPLLAMAITSFLLSIITFITM from the coding sequence ATGGCAAAGGGGATTGGTTTTACCTTAATTATTGCATTAATTGGTTTTGGATTATCAAAAGTGCCAGGATTAGATCATGTTGGACAGTTGGCCTGTGCCATCTTAATCACCATCGTTTATCGACAATTATGGGGATATCCTGAAACGTTGCGTGCAGGGATCCAATTTTCAGCCAAGAAGCTATTAAGACTTGCTATCATTCTTTTTGGATTAAAACTAAATATGGATGTTGTTTTCCATCAAGGTTTAGGCTTACTTACTAGAGACGTCGGGACCATTGTCTTTTCTATTTTCCTTACAGTATTGCTTGCAAAATGGTTCAAAGCAGATGCATCATTATCTTTGTTACTTGGAATTGGAACTGGTGTATGTGGGGCAGCCGCCATTGCAGCCGTTTCACCGATTTTGAAAGCTAAAGAGGAAGATACCGCAATTGGTGTAGGCATTATTGCATTGGTGGGGACAATTTTCTCCATTGGCTATACAATTTTAAGACCGTTTATTCCTTTAACTGATTTACAATATGGTGTTTGGTCAGGTGTCAGTCTTCACGAGATCGCCCATGTCGCCTTAGCTGGTGCTCCTGCGGGACCGGATGCCCTTGCTATTGCTCTATTAGCCAAATTAGGTCGAGTCTTCCTACTTGTCCCACTCAGTTTTATCCTATTGTATTGGATGAAACGGAAAGGAAAAGTTGAGTCTGGTTCAGAAGCGAAAATTGAATTTCCGTGGTTTCTAATCGGATTTATTATGATGAGCTTATTTGGAAGCTATGTGCTTGGACATGCGTTTACCATTCAAACCAGTGTTATGAACGGCGTATCATTCATTACCACCTTTATTTTAACGATGGCCATGATTGGATTAGGGCTGAATGTAAGTCTAAAGGACCTTAGAACAAAAGCATTAAGGCCCCTTCTTGCCATGGCTATTACATCTTTTCTTCTATCTATCATTACCTTTATTACTATGTAA
- a CDS encoding helix-turn-helix transcriptional regulator, whose product MKHKLLPLSETMHYILLALREPLHGYAIMQKIEQMSKGTVILAAGTLYGAIENLNKHGWIEPVSGETGRRKVYKITDKGIQILNIELERLLHIISLYEMSEIDEEI is encoded by the coding sequence ATGAAACATAAACTGTTACCATTGTCTGAAACCATGCACTATATTTTATTAGCTCTACGTGAACCACTTCATGGTTATGCCATTATGCAAAAGATTGAACAAATGAGTAAAGGCACAGTTATCTTGGCTGCTGGAACTTTGTATGGTGCGATTGAAAATTTAAATAAGCATGGTTGGATTGAGCCAGTATCCGGAGAGACTGGTAGACGAAAAGTTTATAAAATTACAGATAAAGGAATACAAATTTTGAATATCGAGCTCGAAAGATTACTCCATATTATATCCTTATATGAAATGAGTGAGATCGATGAAGAAATTTAA
- a CDS encoding methyl-accepting chemotaxis protein → MLKKISSLKVVTRLTIVISLLLVVAFGTGFYSMYHQAKTTTEKSIAKLNESLASRIAKDIDPDVYQKFLEHKQEDAAYWKIRKQLNDMRVKSGSFYVYTVAYYGGHPRIMVDGQPKGSDMASKIGDKTSTTTYEMIKPVLNGHTTSTDILIDNTFGNYLSSFAPIKDKSGKVIGVLGVDTSAKLVGSISDEIISENLPLYLGITLFLLILFGAFNIWFISYTLKPLKSIESALDDVLNNDIAEAEGKVKKAKVRNDDIGKLQKTLIAMLENLKEILLQVSDSANSTNSLAETVTKVSIKVEETVGKTNEFVMNLTAGLGSQVATSKESSIASTEIAQGINRISESVTSVSERSFDTLHVAKKGSEDMQTVIEQVKKIRDLMDDTSVKITTLSSRSKEIENVLLTITNIANQTNLLSLNASIEAARAGEHGKGFAVVADEVRKLADQSKQSADQIASLLNYIQKDTQLAVEGMQNGVKESHAGLNMIQIAGQEFNNIVERNNQIAEEIHEISAAVQQVSASAEEVASSIDEVANIANNSSMESENVRGILNETLNILAQAKGSSNTMGAMVKNLNTTLSKFKL, encoded by the coding sequence ATGCTAAAGAAAATTAGTTCATTAAAAGTAGTAACCAGATTAACCATCGTCATATCTTTATTATTAGTCGTTGCATTTGGGACCGGTTTTTATTCTATGTATCATCAAGCAAAAACAACCACTGAAAAATCAATCGCCAAACTAAACGAGAGTTTAGCAAGTAGAATTGCAAAAGACATTGATCCGGACGTGTATCAAAAGTTTTTAGAACATAAGCAAGAAGATGCTGCATATTGGAAGATAAGAAAACAATTAAATGATATGCGAGTGAAATCAGGCTCATTTTATGTATATACCGTAGCCTATTATGGAGGCCATCCAAGAATTATGGTTGATGGTCAACCAAAAGGATCTGATATGGCTTCTAAAATCGGAGATAAAACGTCTACTACTACTTATGAAATGATAAAGCCGGTGTTAAATGGGCATACAACAAGCACTGATATTTTGATTGATAATACTTTTGGGAATTATTTATCTTCATTTGCACCTATCAAAGACAAAAGTGGAAAAGTTATTGGCGTATTAGGGGTAGATACATCTGCAAAGTTAGTTGGTAGCATAAGTGATGAAATAATAAGTGAGAATCTGCCATTGTATTTAGGTATTACCTTGTTCCTTCTGATTTTATTTGGCGCCTTTAATATATGGTTTATCAGTTACACCTTAAAGCCGCTCAAAAGCATTGAATCGGCTCTTGATGATGTATTAAATAATGATATTGCCGAAGCCGAGGGAAAAGTTAAGAAGGCTAAGGTGAGAAATGATGATATCGGTAAATTACAAAAAACCTTAATTGCTATGTTAGAAAATTTAAAAGAAATCTTGTTACAAGTTTCAGATAGTGCCAACAGCACAAATAGTTTAGCAGAAACTGTAACAAAAGTATCTATCAAAGTCGAGGAAACGGTCGGTAAGACAAATGAGTTTGTCATGAATTTAACCGCTGGGTTAGGGTCTCAAGTGGCAACCTCCAAAGAAAGTTCAATCGCTTCAACCGAAATTGCCCAAGGCATTAATAGAATATCCGAAAGTGTTACATCTGTATCAGAACGTTCCTTTGATACCTTACATGTAGCAAAAAAAGGTTCTGAAGATATGCAAACAGTTATTGAACAAGTGAAAAAAATAAGAGATTTAATGGATGATACATCCGTAAAAATCACTACTTTAAGTTCTCGTTCTAAAGAGATAGAAAATGTATTATTAACTATTACTAATATTGCAAATCAGACCAATCTATTATCCTTAAATGCATCCATTGAGGCAGCAAGAGCCGGAGAACACGGTAAAGGATTTGCGGTTGTCGCCGATGAGGTTAGAAAGCTCGCTGATCAATCAAAACAATCTGCAGACCAAATAGCTAGCTTATTAAATTATATTCAGAAAGATACTCAATTAGCGGTTGAAGGCATGCAAAACGGAGTGAAAGAATCCCATGCGGGTCTGAATATGATCCAAATCGCAGGACAAGAATTTAATAATATAGTGGAAAGAAATAATCAAATTGCAGAAGAAATACATGAAATATCCGCAGCAGTTCAGCAAGTATCAGCCAGTGCGGAAGAAGTTGCTTCATCCATAGATGAAGTGGCTAATATAGCAAACAATTCATCCATGGAGTCTGAAAATGTTAGAGGTATATTAAATGAAACCCTCAACATTCTTGCACAAGCAAAGGGATCCTCAAATACAATGGGTGCTATGGTAAAAAATCTAAATACTACATTAAGTAAATTCAAATTGTAG
- a CDS encoding polysaccharide deacetylase family protein — translation MRSKRRTRNCQSYFSPHLWLSYITSAKLSSEIEETDKIIQKLTGFKPSLYRPVGGIYNDLIVNTAIKNRKEVVISNQDSRDWSDPPVSQICNSITKGVKPGNIILFHDWHGTEYNQTCQTVKALDNILNILYKNGYKCVTVSEMIYHSTKIIPDSFEIYPSKREKTAHIDIIF, via the coding sequence ATGAGAAGTAAAAGAAGGACACGAAATTGCCAATCATACTTTTCACCACATTTATGGTTATCATATATTACCTCAGCAAAACTATCATCAGAAATAGAAGAAACAGATAAAATCATACAAAAGCTTACAGGTTTCAAACCGTCTCTTTATCGTCCTGTAGGAGGTATTTATAATGATTTAATTGTTAATACAGCAATAAAAAACAGAAAAGAAGTCGTAATCTCGAATCAAGATTCTCGTGATTGGTCAGATCCTCCTGTGAGTCAAATTTGTAACTCGATAACAAAAGGAGTAAAACCAGGTAATATCATACTATTTCATGATTGGCACGGTACTGAATATAATCAGACTTGTCAAACCGTTAAGGCATTAGATAATATTTTGAACATTTTATATAAGAACGGGTATAAATGTGTTACGGTATCGGAAATGATCTACCACTCGACAAAAATAATTCCAGACTCTTTTGAAATTTATCCATCAAAGAGAGAAAAAACGGCTCATATTGATATTATTTTTTAA
- a CDS encoding LysR family transcriptional regulator: MDQALFVFITVAEQQNFTRAAEMLHITQPAVSNYIQNLERTMDTKLLERTNKYVRLNKAGEIVYHHAKEILSLYTWMENLLDDIKNTASGTLSIGSSYTYGEYILPYKIATLLKTYPLLNPAITIRNSNEIIDLMLHHQIDVGIIEGEIINERIKITPFASDLLSIIAPSNHHLVTKKEISHLELSQETWLVREDGSGTREMQEKGFKKLGFYPKKQMTFGSTQVIKESIEAGLGISLLSHSTIKNELELGKLTLLDINGFPITRNFSLVTPNVPFQTKATNVFVELLVNE; the protein is encoded by the coding sequence GTGGACCAAGCTTTATTTGTTTTTATTACCGTTGCAGAACAACAAAATTTTACTCGAGCAGCTGAAATGCTTCATATAACTCAACCGGCCGTTAGTAATTATATACAGAATTTAGAACGAACTATGGATACAAAGCTGTTAGAAAGAACCAATAAATATGTCCGCCTTAACAAGGCGGGGGAAATTGTTTATCATCATGCAAAGGAAATTTTAAGTCTTTATACTTGGATGGAAAATCTTTTGGATGATATAAAAAATACAGCAAGTGGTACCCTATCCATTGGTTCTAGTTATACCTATGGGGAGTACATTCTTCCATATAAAATTGCAACTTTACTAAAAACCTATCCTTTATTGAACCCAGCCATAACTATAAGGAACTCAAATGAAATTATTGATTTAATGCTGCATCATCAAATAGATGTAGGGATAATAGAAGGAGAAATTATTAATGAGAGAATAAAGATTACGCCATTTGCAAGTGACCTCTTATCTATTATTGCTCCATCAAATCATCATCTAGTAACTAAAAAGGAAATAAGCCATTTAGAATTGAGCCAGGAGACCTGGCTAGTTCGAGAAGACGGTTCAGGGACGAGGGAAATGCAGGAAAAGGGTTTTAAAAAGTTGGGTTTTTATCCAAAAAAGCAAATGACATTTGGGAGTACACAAGTTATTAAGGAATCCATTGAAGCGGGCTTGGGAATTTCTTTACTCTCACACTCGACTATAAAAAATGAATTAGAGCTTGGAAAATTAACGTTACTTGATATCAATGGGTTTCCAATTACAAGAAATTTTTCGCTTGTAACTCCAAATGTTCCATTTCAAACAAAAGCAACCAATGTTTTTGTTGAATTATTAGTTAACGAATAA
- a CDS encoding DUF2283 domain-containing protein: MDFTKKQVTYDADAEMGYIYLSEPHTNKIVSTEELPENDDLMIDFGEGVPVIGIELAGKTAKRIAKIVDRTNFYYKELTPYGMTYYSFRINNELIRKSVSHPNAEAILLHFSDENCQDFVGFDIMDTKSYSEKYLIG; the protein is encoded by the coding sequence ATGGACTTCACAAAAAAACAGGTGACTTATGATGCTGATGCAGAAATGGGCTATATTTACCTTTCTGAGCCCCATACAAATAAAATTGTGTCTACAGAAGAACTTCCTGAAAATGATGACTTAATGATAGATTTTGGAGAAGGAGTGCCCGTGATAGGTATAGAATTGGCAGGTAAGACGGCAAAGAGAATTGCAAAAATAGTTGATAGAACTAACTTTTACTATAAAGAACTCACTCCTTATGGAATGACTTATTATTCATTTAGGATCAATAATGAATTAATAAGGAAATCTGTGTCTCATCCAAATGCTGAAGCAATCCTGCTTCATTTCTCAGATGAAAATTGTCAAGATTTTGTAGGTTTCGATATAATGGACACTAAATCATATTCTGAAAAATATTTAATAGGATAG
- a CDS encoding polysaccharide deacetylase family protein, producing MIFYGPFIDSYILLSNKRGRIHKSHEEYENAGHVFWEVNTKEKLVALTFDDEPHPIFTPQILDLLAKYDAKATFFEAGIKVIRFPALLK from the coding sequence ATTATTTTTTACGGTCCTTTTATTGATTCCTATATTCTCCTATCAAATAAACGCGGCCGCATCCACAAAAGTCATGAGGAATACGAAAATGCGGGACATGTTTTTTGGGAAGTAAACACAAAGGAAAAATTAGTTGCACTTACTTTTGATGATGAACCACATCCTATTTTTACTCCTCAAATTCTTGATCTATTAGCTAAATATGATGCTAAAGCCACTTTCTTTGAAGCAGGTATTAAAGTAATAAGGTTTCCTGCTCTTTTAAAATGA